The proteins below come from a single Lineus longissimus chromosome 5, tnLinLong1.2, whole genome shotgun sequence genomic window:
- the LOC135488521 gene encoding uncharacterized protein LOC135488521: MEWERWRQELMILAGLEIPRCYKPDNFGEVKKVELHHFSDASLVGYGQCSYLRMIDENNNVDTALVMAKSRVVPSKPITIPRLELTAAVTSVKISKFLRRELQYEDLTEVFWTDSMVVLGYIANDAKRFHIYVANRVQKIRDNTAVEQWRHIATDNNPADLTSRGANARELIDSQLWWKGPAFLSTLKPLSLCKIDNLGEGDPEIKKMTTLATGAVIEADIGLLPRLQRFSSWYKAKRAVAVCLRFKERLLNRTARFSTYKPVTAEEISQAEMLILKTVQAEAYSEEMPILRGIKAVDDNADQKGSTNRDSCRRRDLVLKKSSSLYRLDPYLDENDIIRVGGRIRRANVPRGVNPTCHPVSREGSKKNSRRLRPLGPTVRHLFRL; encoded by the coding sequence ATGGAATGGGAGAGATGGAGGCAAGAACTCATGATCCTGGCTGGCCTAGAAATACCAAGATGCTACAAGCCTGACAATTTTGGTGAAGTCAAGAAAGTAGAGTTGCATCATTTTTCCGATGCTAGTTTGGTCGGATATGGGCAATGCAGCTACCTTCGGATGATCGATGAAAACAACAATGTCGACACTGCCTTGGTCATGGCCAAATCCAGAGTCGTTCCGTCAAAGCCCATTACAATTCCAAGGCTCGAGCTTACTGCCGCAGTAACATCTGTCAAAATTAGCAAATTCCTGAGGCGAGAGCTGCAATATGAAGACCTTACAGAAGTATTTTGGACTGATAGTATGGTTGTCTTGGGATACATCGCAAATGACGCCAAGCGCTTTCATATATATGTAGCAAATCGAGTACAGAAGATCAGGGACAATACAGCTGTGGAGCAATGGAGGCACATCGCAACCGACAACAACCCAGCCGACCTCACATCTCGAGGAGCAAACGCCAGAGAGTTGATCGACAGCCAGCTGTGGTGGAAAGGGCCAGCCTTCCTTTCCACTTTGAAGCCACTCAGTCTTTGCAAGATTGACAACCTTGGTGAAGGGGATCCAGAGATCAAGAAGATGACAACCCTGGCAACTGGAGCTGTAATTGAagctgacataggcctactcccAAGATTGCAGCGATTCTCAAGTTGGTACAAGGCTAAAAGAGCTGTCGCTGTCTGCCTGAGGTTCAAGGAGAGGTTGCTTAATCGGACAGCAAGGTTTTCTACATACAAGCCAGTGACAGCTGAAGAAATCTCTCAAGCTGAGATGTTGATCCTTAAGACAGTCCAAGCTGAGGCTTACTCTGAAGAAATGCCCATTCTTCGAGGAATTAAGGCTGTAGACGACAATGCTGACCAGAAGGGGTCCACAAACCGAGACAGTTGCAGGAGGCGAGACTTAGTTCTGAAGAAAAGCAGCAGCTTGTACAGACTTGATCCTTATCTggatgaaaatgacatcatcagagtCGGTGGACGGATCAGAAGAGCTAACGTTCCGAGGGGAGTTAATCCTACCTGTCACCCTGTATCACGAGAAGGATCCAAGAAGAACAGTCGACGTTTACGCCCTCTTGGACCCACAGTCCGACACTTGTTTCGTCTCTGA
- the LOC135488524 gene encoding uncharacterized protein LOC135488524: protein MPQTGVAPDNANTNCVKQGHRCSHSLILPVTLYHEKDPRRTVDVYALLDPQSDTCFVSENTARTLDVKGCDVTLRLTTMLAEATVKSTKVTGLRVMDVDRNLDVGLPVTYTRDKIPATHGQIPRADTLRTIPHLAKIADKLHPHQDIKIGLLIGMNCPRLMKPRDVVPGGDNDPYAILTDLGWGVIGILDCSCEDESQIESACRSISTKEGSCHFAFRTKGKEISPIALSEWFEREFHEDDSEEKMSCDDRKFLSEARDGLQQLENGHFQLPLPLKDDNMVLPNNRQLAVRRLNGMKRRLRRDEAYKGKYVDFMEDLFVKGYAEPAPKETPTGQVWYIPHHGVLHPKKPDKLSVVYDCSAAYQGQVLNRNLLQGPDLTNNLTGILCRFRKEPVAFTCDIEAFYHQVSVAEDSRDLFRFLWWKNGQLEEEPTDYRMTVHVFGATSSPGCCNYALKATADKYEEKHGKEAADFVREIVSTLMMVSGLSQQPSQPRS, encoded by the coding sequence ATGCCTCAGACAGGCGTTGCCCCAGATAACGCTAACACTAACTGTGTAAAACAAGGACACAGGTGCTCTCATTCGTTAATCCTACCTGTCACCCTGTATCACGAGAAGGATCCAAGAAGAACAGTCGACGTTTACGCCCTCTTGGACCCACAGTCCGACACTTGTTTCGTCTCTGAGAATACAGCCAGAACCCTAGATGTTAAAGGATGTGATGTTACCCTCAGGCTAACAACCATGTTAGCTGAAGCCACTGTTAAGTCTACTAAGGTCACAGGCCTCCGAGTAATGGATGTTGATCGCAATTTGGATGTAGGCCTCCCAGTTACCTACACCAGAGACAAAATACCTGCTACACATGGGCAGATACCTAGAGCTGACACTTTGAGAACAATTCCCCACCTGGCAAAGATAGCAGACAAGCTTCATCCTCATCAAGACATTAAAATCGGCCTGCTTATTGGGATGAACTGCCCTCGACTCATGAAACCTAGAGATGTTGTCCCAGGAGGAGACAATGACCCCTATGCCATTTTGACCGATCTTGGTTGGGGAGTCATTGGTATCCTTGACTGCAGCTGTGAAGATGAAAGCCAAATAGAGTCCGCCTGCAGATCAATCAGTACTAAAGAAGGCAGTTGTCACTTTGCATTCAGAACCAAAGGCAAGGAGATAAGTCCAATTGCACTTAGTGAGTGGTTTGAACGAGAATTTCATGAAGACGACTCCGAAGAGAAGATGTCCTGTGACGATAGAAAATTTCTATCCGAGGCACGAGATGGACTACAGCAGTTAGAAAACGGACATTTTCAGCTGCCCCTGCCACTGAAGGATGACAACATGGTCCTGCCCAACAACAGACAGCTCGCTGTAAGGCGCTTAAATGGTATGAAACGCCGATTACGCCGTGATGAAGCATATAAGGGAAAGTATGTTGATTTTATGGAGGACTTGTTTGTGAAGGGCTATGCCGAACCAGCCCCCAAGGAGACCCCTACAGGCCAAGTCTGGTACATTCCCCACCATGGTGTACTTCATCCcaagaagccagataaactcAGTGTTGTTTATGACTGCAGCGCTGCATATCAAGGACAAGTACTCAACAGAAACCTTCTCCAGGGTCCTGATCTCACAAACAATTTGACTGGCATACTTTGTCGTTTCCGGAAGGAGCCAGTGGCCTTCACCTGTGACATTGAGGCTTTCTATCACCAGGTATCTGTCGCAGAAGATAGTAGAGACCTTTTTCGCTTTCTATGGTGGAAGAACGGGCAGCTAGAAGAAGAGCCGACCGACTACAGGATGACAGTCCATGTGTTTGGAGCCACATCTTCCCCTGGATGTTGTAATTATGCGCTAAAGGCCACAGCAGACAAGTACGAAGAAAAACACGGAAAAGAGGCTGCCGATTTTGTAAGAGAGATAGTTTCTACGCTGATGATGGTATCCGGTCTGTCCCAACAACCAAGTCAGCCAAGGAGTTAA